From one Ctenopharyngodon idella isolate HZGC_01 chromosome 15, HZGC01, whole genome shotgun sequence genomic stretch:
- the LOC127496307 gene encoding C3a anaphylatoxin chemotactic receptor-like, with amino-acid sequence MNQTVAPSNMTASTSNADVTANSLRKINIFLHCIICVFGVVGNGLVIYITGLKMKSTVNTIWFLNLAVADFLFSFFLIFNIIYEYREFDWPFGNFMCFLSSLVTVLNMFASTFLLTAISLDRCLSTWVVVWARTKRTVLKARIICLLIWLASVACSLPLVISRKTSISAQRTKCILGIHKLETYKRQVVYRFVVGFLLPFVIISASYVAIGVRVKHLRKKNKLKPFRIILAVILSFFFCWLPFYVHKFIEVWLREMNVTNPSDELNSFKKVFDQIGLFIIGLAYLNSCLNPFLYVFMCEDFQRKLKQSLVMVFESAFAEEHLALLSQHSQSKCTSHSQSGTGIELTQSLTLVG; translated from the exons atga ACCAAACTGTAGCCCCATCCAATATGACGGCATCAACAAGCAATGCAGATGTCACAGCAAATTCCTTAaggaaaatcaatattttcctccactgtataatatgtgtgttTGGTGTTGTTGGCAATGGACTGGTCATCTACATCACAGGCCTCAAAATGAAAAGCACTGTCAATACGATCTGGTTTCTGAACCTGGCGGTAGCAGACTTCCTGTTTTCATTCTTCCTGATCTTTAATATAATCTACGAATACCGTGAGTTCGACTGGCCTTTTGGTAACTTTATGTGCTTCTTGAGCAGCCTGGTGACCGTGTTGAATATGTTTGCCAGCACCTTCCTGCTGACAGCGATCAGTTTGGACCGCTGCCTGTCCACCTGGGTGGTGGTGTGGGCCAGGACCAAACGAACAGTCCTGAAAGCAAGGATAATTTGCCTGCTTATTTGGTTAGCGTCAGTCGCTTGTAGCCTGCCTTTAGTCATCTCTCGGAAAACATCAATTTCTGCACAACGAACAAAGTGCATACTTGGCATTCATAAACTAGAAACATACAAGAGGCAGGTAGTGTACCGTTTTGTGGTGGGTTTTCTCCTCCCGTTCGTCATAATCTCCGCTTCGTATGTGGCGATCGGAGTACGAGTTAAGCACCTccggaaaaaaaataaactaaaacccTTCCGTATTATCCTGGCTGTAATCCTGTCCTTCTTCTTCTGCTGGCTTCCCTTTTATGTTCACAAATTCATTGAAGTGTGGTTGCGTGAAATGAATGTGACAAACCCATCAGATGAGCTGAACAGCTTCAAGAAGGTTTTCGACCAGATAGGGCTCTTCATAATCGGTCTTGCCTACTTGAACAGCTGCCTGAATCCCTTCTTGTACGTATTCATGTGTGAAGATTTTCAGAGAAAGCTCAAGCAGTCTTTAGTGATGGTGTTCGAGAGTGCATTCGCAGAGGAACACCTGGCTCTCCTCTCACAACATTCCCAATCCAAATGCACATCTCATTCGCAGAGTGGAACAGGAATAGAATTGACCCAATCTTTGACACTTGTGGGTTAA
- the LOC127496314 gene encoding C3a anaphylatoxin chemotactic receptor-like, which translates to MASTTSGFQNVTNSTVQTEIFSGFKIFIICIYIAIPIASLIGNGLVIFVTGYKMKTTVNSIWFLNLAIADFISSLTLIISAIVETSKIWHFGNLKCTFLCFVIYINSFTSILLLTTISLDRCLCTWMIVWSRNNRTIFKARIICMIVWVLSISGCIPAIRNHSTAESEGTSNHPKQYYKFLVTYRFIVGFVIPFLIIASSYIAICVRVKRLKKKKQPRSYRVIIAVVLAFFVCWLPFHVHKFYYISAKENQGSEPAKEISEAVVTCLGFLNSCLNPILYVFMCKEFKMKLKQSLLLVLETAFAEDHLV; encoded by the exons ATGG CAAGCACTACTTCTGGATTTCAAAATGTGACCAATTCTACAGTGCAGACAGAGATTTTCTCAGGCTTTAAGATCTTCATAATATGCATTTACATTGCCATCCCTATTGCAAGTCTCATTGGAAATGGGCTTGTCATATTTGTGACTGGTTACAAAATGAAGACGACAGTCAACTCCATTTGGTTCCTCAACTTGGCGATTGCAGACTTCATCTCCTCCTTAACTCTAATCATAAGCGCCATTGTAGAGACAAGCAAAATCTGGCACTTTGGTAACTTGAAGTGTACGTTTCTCTGTTTTGTGATTTACATAAACTCATTTACTAGCATTTTGCTACTGACGACTATTAGTCTGGACCGATGCCTGTGCACATGGATGATCGTGTGGTCTCGTAATAATCGAACCATATTCAAAGCCAGAATCATCTGCATGATTGTGTGGGTTTTATCCATCAGCGGCTGCATCCCTGCCATCCGCAATCACTCAACAGCAGAGAGTGAAGGAACCTCTAACCATCCTAAACAATACTACAAGTTTCTGGTCACATACAGGTTCATAGTGGGCTTTGTCATCCCCTTCCTGATCATTGCATCTTCATATATAGCTATCTGCGTGCGAGTCAAACGCCTCAAAAAGAAGAAGCAGCCCAGGTCTTACCGGGTCATTATAGCTGTGGTCCTGGCCTTTTTCGTATGCTGGCTTCCTTTTCATGTCCACAAATTTTATTACATAAGTGCAAAAGAGAATCAGGGGAGTGAGCCTGCTAAAGAGATTTCTGAAGCTGTAGTTACCTGCCTGGGTTTTCTAAACAGCTGTCTGAACCCCATTCTCTATGTGTTCATGTGTAAGGAGTTTAAGATGAAGCTGAAACAGTCTCTGCTGCTGGTGCTGGAGACGGCGTTTGCTGAAGATCATCTGGTCTGA